TGAGATTGTGATTTATTTGGTTATCAATTAATGCCTGttttttttccatttccaaTAATTAACgcgtttttgttttgtttccttatttagGATTGGATTTAATTGCACGGAATGGAGGCTTAAAGCTTCACAGCAcgtgtttttgttgttattgttgtttgtataattgttgttgttgtggcgGCGGCGGTCGTGGTGGTGATAGTGATATTTGGAATTTGAGGATTGAGTGGGGGGCGTGAAAAATGGCTGCCAGGAGTGATCACCAAACGGTTCCTCTTTCAGTTCTCCTGAGGCGTGAATTGGCGAACGAGAAAATTGAGAAACCTGAGATTGCTCATGGTCAAGCATGCCAGAGCAAGAAAGGGGAGGATTTAACACTGCTCAAGACGGAATGCCAGAGGGTCGTGGGTGATGGGGTCTCTACATATTCAGTTTTTGGGGTATGTTTGTTTCTCACTGCTTGCTTTTCCAGAttgaataacataacataacattgctttcttgttattttttcttttcggACTTAATGTGTTGCATCTTGTCAacagattttaattttatgtattttacatGTTATCATGCTATGGCACGAAGAATGAGAGAATAAAAAGGATTGAGCATCTTCCTTGTCACTTAACTATCTTATGGCAAATCTGGCAAATGCTAATGATTTCAGGCTTGTGGACTGGCTACTTTTTGTATATGTACTTAGAATTCAATGTGTTGTTTATATGCTTATATTTGATGTACTAGACTTCATATGGCTGAGCTAGATAGTGACAAGTTACATACTATTGACTTTATTTCTCTGATGATGTGAACAGACTAATATAATGTCTAGGTGTTTTTGCCGCAGTTTTGGTTTTATTGTTAAGATTTTGTTCTTACGCAGTCATTTTAGTTGGACCACAGGAAGTACTATAGCCATTTTGTTCTTATGCATTGAATGCTTATAActcaatgtattttttttctttaactttttttgggGGGCATTTTCACTTGTTTCATTTTCTGATTCTGATAGCGTTTTTACAGCTATTTGATGGACACAATGGATCTGCTGCTGCTATTTATGCTAAGGAGAATCTTCTAAATAATGTTTTAAGTGTGATTCCTCCCGATCTTAACAGAGATGAGTGGATAGCAGCATTGCCTAGGGCTTTGGTTGCTGGCTTTGTAAAAACTGATAAAGATTTTCAAGAGAAAGGTATGGATAGTTCATTCCTTTTGGTGTTTGCTCTGTCGtctgttaattttttgtttaagagGGAACTCATGCAAACCAACTTAAATCTTCATGTCAATATCACCAAAAATATCTTGTATTGTCATCTATCACTCAGAGGCTTCTCAAAGTTAGaatgttaactaataaaaagataaagaaaagctTTGCAGATATGTAAGCTGAATATGCTGCATATTTTGAATTCTTGGTATAAACTTCACATTTCTAACCTTTATTAGAAGGTTTGCTACAGGCTcattttgaaaacaaagttATCATGATCTTGCCTCTTATCATAGTTCTTCTGATTTTTAAACATCTTGATTGTAAATGTTTGATGAGAAACTACTATATAAAGTGGGAAAggctgttttttttaatcaccaTGTGTGCAAGGGTTTGTGAAAGTGTATATAGCAATTGGTTTAaggattgttttttttaaacttattccAGGTATCAGCTCCCACTACCTTTTAGCAGTTTGACATTGCTTTGACTTGAGTGTGCAAATTTCTTAACAGGAAATTCTTTCTTAAAATATCCCCATTGTGCAGTTTCGTATTTCCTTGATTAGAGCTAGTTAAGTTTGTAGGTTCctttctaaaaattatttatgtgctTACCCCTTTTTGGAATTTTAGTGAATTTTGCTTAGTTTCAGCTTGAGATTCTAGAAATAAAACATACTggattatttcttctttttgtaaCATTTTTCCATAGACCCCTAGCTCGTGTTGGGGGGTTAATTGTCCATGCCAGTAAAGTTTATTAGTACTAAATTTACATAAGCTTGACCATTAAGGATGCTAATGGTAATGGATAGTGCATGGTGACTGttatttgtttaatattatttatgtttatttatatgGACCGTAGAGTTGGCTTAGGAGTTAAATTATAGATTGCATCACATGATGCAATTGCTACCTCTTGATTGCAGCAACTGCCACTGTTGCATTGCACTGCAACCTAGATTTAAAACATCATGCTAGTTGTTGGCATATTTGAATATTAGATTGTTGATGAAGAATATCAATTACTAATGGAAGTTAATGGTGTAACTGACTTGTGATTGACAGTTTTTATACTtctgatttaatatttttttgttattatattttgttgttgcaggCCAAAAATCTGGAACAACTGTCACCTTTGTCATTATAGAAGGATGGGTTGTAACAGTTGCATCAGTTGGTGATTCCCGTTGCGTACTTGAATCTTCTGATGGTGAGCTTTATTACTTGTCCGCAGATCACAGGCTAGAAACAAATGAAGAAGagtaagtaaattaaattttttttgtaactgtTTGGAATTTCACTGTTATAACATAGACTTACCCTTCTTTTACTTTCATTAGGAGGGTGCGGATCACCTCTAGCGGTGGTGAAGTTGGTCGGCTAAATACAGGGGGAGGTGCAGAGGTACATTCCCTTTTAATCATGCTCCCTTTTAACTTAAATGGTGTTTCCTCCATAACTAGCTTCAACATCCACTCCCCATCACCACAAAATAAGAAAGAGAACTGCTTGTTCTTGTATCTGATTCCTTATGATACTTATATTTTTGGTACAAGATGCTTGCCCTATTCCACTACATAATCAGAGATTAAGAAGTAAACTGGGTGAATCACATCCTGCAAAACTGAGAGGAAACTAATATGCATAGTACTCTGTTTCTTTAAAACATTTACAATCTTATGGGTACACTTTTGTTTAGATTTTGTACTATACAGACCATATGGTTTGTTTACCAATATTCTCTTTAGAAAAGTGTTTATGATACTAATATGCCTGActagattaatttttattgaaggtTGGTCCTTTGAGATGTTGGCCTGGTGGCTTGTGTCTCTCACGATCTATTGGAGATATGGATATTGGTGAATTTATTGTCCCTGTACCGTATGTAAAGCAAGTGAAGGTTGGTCACTACTCCATCTTTCACTTAAAGCAGTGTTGGGCTTATGTTAATTAGTAACCTTTCTCTTGCACACTTTTTTGCTCAAAAGGCTACTTAGTTTAAATAGTTCCTTTGTCTTCTTCTGTTTGATCCTACATGgattttcattttgttcatcTCTTCTAGGAATGTATTTCTGTCAACTGCATGATGGTTCAGGATATTATGTGGATCAAATGATTGAATTCTTTGGTTGTGAATTTATCTTCTGTTTTCTATGCAATATatgtctctttctttttttcttttttaaatgaagAATTTAATTTCTTCCCTTCCCTCcccatttttttatctttatttagcTGTCCACTGCTGGAGGCCGGCTTGTTATCTGCAGTGATGGTGTTTGGGATTCTCTACCTGCAGAAGTAGCCCTTGATTGTTGTCGTGGAATGCCAGCCGATGCTGCTGCACCACATATTGTTAAAGTGAGATTGATGTTCATCTTTTGAATCATTTCGTGAATTTTGTTTAGCGGGCCTGTTTTCATGTTAATAGTAATCCTGACTTGAGCATCATAAGATACCTTGTTTGCAACTTTGCATTTGTTTCTCCTGATAACTGTCATTTGGTgccattaattatgtttttgtccCCTTTGTTCACCTGTCTCTTTCTATCTTCAGGAAGCCGTACAAGCAAAGGGACTTAGAGATGATACAACCTGCATCGTTGTTGATATATTACCTCAGGAGAAGCCACCTGTTTCTGCACCACAAACAAAGAAGCCAGTAAAGGGAATGCTTAAGTCCATGTTTCGTAAAAAATCTTCTGAATCATCTTCTTATATTGACAAAGAGTACACAGAACCAGATGTAGTAGAGGAATTGTACGAGGAAGGATCTGCCATGCTTTCAGAGAGGTTTAATTTTGCAACAGCTTGTGAAAGTTAACCACATGCTCTCTGGTTTTTTCTCTTGACGATAAAATGCGTTTGTCTGTAATGCAGGTTAGATACTAAATATCCGGTCTGCAACATGTTCAAGTTGTTTATTTGTGCAGTATGTCAAGTAGAGATAAAACCTGGAGAGGGGATTTCAATACACGAGGGTGCACCCAACTCTCGAAAATTTCGTCCCTGGGATGGACCTTTCCTGTGCTCAAGTTgccaagagaagaaagaagccATGGAAGGGAAAAGATCATCAGGTGTTTTGATAAGCCTTCATTTCTGCTGCCCATCTTCATTTGAGAAATACGTGTCCATAATATAACTTCCTATTTTGATCTTGTGATTTCAGGTAGAATTAGCAGTGGAAGTGACGAATGAACTCTCATGTAAATTTGCATTTTGAGAGTGATAAACATTGTTCATATGATGGGAAAGTCAAACATTTCAATCAACAAAGACTCCCTTCTATTATCACAGGGGCTTTATGGATATAATTTTGAATTCCACATGAAAATACATATGAAAAGTAAACCAATAGCAGCCTGTTAGAAGATTTCTGACTTGGGAAGTATGAAATAGCAACAAGTATTGTAAAGGGTTGTGTTAAATGTGGAAGTACACAACAAGATATCCGAGGTAATgcattctttttatatattttttttgggatCCGTTCATTTGTATACGGATCTTTTGGAATCACTATGGACCTTTAATGTAAGTGGTCTTTGTTATTGTAATGTAATATAGGGagtttaattagaattcatAGAATCAATTCTACTGTAGGTTAGATGTGTGTTATAAGCCTTTTGAATGATTTTGTCCTCTAGCATTCGATTTTGACTATTCCTTTGGCCATACGAACATTAGGTCTTTTGTATAAGATGTTAGGTGGAAGTATCCCCGCACCCCCTCTCAAAAGTCTCagaaaaaagagggaaaaaaaatacacatattagTATATTACACATTTACACCCCACCTAACTTTGCTGTTTTTCCGTATGTTATTTGTAAATTACACCCCACCCTTGAAAATTGCTGAATCGTTTCTCCAAAATAGATGCTCTAATGTCTTTGTTCtaattactatatatattttttacgacTAATTCCATTTTGGAGAATTGGACTagaattcaataataaaaactaagatGTTATCCATAGGAAGGGGACATAAGAGCATTTTTGTTTACTGTTATTCTATTGCGTGGGTTCGCACACTAAATGCAAATTTAGGAGTTACTTTCGCTACAAATTAGTATAAAGAATTACTGAACGAAAGCTGCTGTCCAACAAGCGACTATATATTGAGAGTGACATAATCGTTCTGCAAGTCAAGTAGAACACCATCTGTCAATAATATTGATACTAAttaatgaatttgatattgGAAGTAAATGTATTGACACCATCTATCAAATTTAGATTTTGGCAGCGGATAAAATCAGAAAGTGCTAAACGTCATGCAAAAGCTAATCGCCGAAAAATCATTTGTTtcgaaaatattgaaaattttcaattgatCTAACTCAATTTAACTTGTTGCTAGTTATTATAATATGTCCAATCAAAGAAGAAATCATGATCAAAATTCTTGTAGATTTCTGACGAGAAGCAGACTTTTCACTACATGAAAGtcgaaatgagaaaaaaaatgaaaaaattatatatattcttccctcggcttcttttttttaaaaaaatcaattttttcttatgaTTTATCAAAGTTTCAAATTAGCCCCCCCCCCAACTTGTTGAATTAACCCTCCCTATTTATAGTTCTGTTAATACGGACTTATTCTGCGTGACTACTTAGCGGCTGAAACAATGTTAGAAATTAGGTATGGATGGAACTGAAAATGATGTCATTTAGGACTcgttaaaagaagaaaacaaaatgaaaccaGAAAGAAACCCAAAAAGAATCTCAAcatgttttcaattatttttataccgTTTTGGTCTATTTCGTTGTAAACACTCTGATGAGTCTGATCTTTCGTTCACTATGATCTTCATTCaagtatttttatgaattctGAACCAATAAAAGTATAGACCAAGCttcctttttaattgatttaaacttttttttttgtatgaataAGTGCAATTAAGTTGTGGGTAAAACTTCCTACACTCTTCAATGCATTATGGAAAGTCCTGGAATACAAATTGCATTCTGGAATGGACAAATACAATGGAAAGTAGAGGAAACAATAGTGAAAGTTTGTGCATCAGCCTAAAGTTGTATGTGACCCATGCCGAAAACCGGCCCACGAACCCAAATGTCTTACCCAATGtcactttttcaaatttcaagccaTTTAAATTAGGATGTTACTTCCTGCACCCCACAATTTCACCATGCACCCACTTATTcttttatatctttaaaatCCCAGAATTACCCCTTTTTTATCTGCTAATATTACAGGTTTACCGAATCTGGAATGAAAAttatttgtgaattaaaaattgtgtaatctagagctacaatttttttattatttcggATTACATTTTCCTAAATCAAATTATTGTACTCCAGACAACATAATCTAAAATAATGAATTTGTAGTTTCGGATAACGCAATCCGTTAATTCACACTGCTTTCTCATACATTCCGGATTACTGATTCCAAAATTGATTCTATTATGTTTTGGAATGTTTGTTCTAGAATATAAATAAAGGATTTTTAAATGTGCTTTAGATTAATTATTCCAGAAGTTATGCATCATTACAAACTAGAAAAGCTCAAGAGTTTAATGTCCATACTACTTGAGAAGTAGAAAAAGGTTGGCTCTTATTAGGTTTCTATTGCTGCGTGAATATCCAATTGCTAGCTGAATGTGATTCA
The genomic region above belongs to Glycine max cultivar Williams 82 chromosome 14, Glycine_max_v4.0, whole genome shotgun sequence and contains:
- the LOC100778367 gene encoding probable protein phosphatase 2C 12 isoform X2, producing the protein MAARSDHQTVPLSVLLRRELANEKIEKPEIAHGQACQSKKGEDLTLLKTECQRVVGDGVSTYSVFGLFDGHNGSAAAIYAKENLLNNVLSVIPPDLNRDEWIAALPRALVAGFVKTDKDFQEKGQKSGTTVTFVIIEGWVVTVASVGDSRCVLESSDGELYYLSADHRLETNEEERVRITSSGGEVGRLNTGGGAEVGPLRCWPGGLCLSRSIGDMDIGEFIVPVPYVKQVKEAVQAKGLRDDTTCIVVDILPQEKPPVSAPQTKKPVKGMLKSMFRKKSSESSSYIDKEYTEPDVVEELYEEGSAMLSERLDTKYPVCNMFKLFICAVCQVEIKPGEGISIHEGAPNSRKFRPWDGPFLCSSCQEKKEAMEGKRSSGRISSGSDE
- the LOC100778367 gene encoding probable protein phosphatase 2C 12 isoform X1, giving the protein MAARSDHQTVPLSVLLRRELANEKIEKPEIAHGQACQSKKGEDLTLLKTECQRVVGDGVSTYSVFGLFDGHNGSAAAIYAKENLLNNVLSVIPPDLNRDEWIAALPRALVAGFVKTDKDFQEKGQKSGTTVTFVIIEGWVVTVASVGDSRCVLESSDGELYYLSADHRLETNEEERVRITSSGGEVGRLNTGGGAEVGPLRCWPGGLCLSRSIGDMDIGEFIVPVPYVKQVKLSTAGGRLVICSDGVWDSLPAEVALDCCRGMPADAAAPHIVKEAVQAKGLRDDTTCIVVDILPQEKPPVSAPQTKKPVKGMLKSMFRKKSSESSSYIDKEYTEPDVVEELYEEGSAMLSERLDTKYPVCNMFKLFICAVCQVEIKPGEGISIHEGAPNSRKFRPWDGPFLCSSCQEKKEAMEGKRSSGRISSGSDE